Proteins encoded within one genomic window of Humulus lupulus chromosome 1, drHumLupu1.1, whole genome shotgun sequence:
- the LOC133833857 gene encoding uncharacterized protein LOC133833857 has protein sequence MWNGIAVQYGTNDYRDLSRLSPTYREGPPPASSEDGGISWSPSSISGESSSNMDSDLDALIDNAGAKRSKRPRARGLTTSQPGKSSKRSRKTPPPPPPASSSAAASTGQTNVPTRIPPSQVVVPVVAPASQTDIAAVVESQPPVAGQMPSTQLAKRPSASRAQKLTISTHMDSYVVDNAAGPHGSTLISDVMSRIGQSYGNFEAPQWQCLTGTRDRTVLYEKSIEHTAAALAFTAQLNYELNNEVHTSRTLAQEERDLHLKANDDLKAVNTKLEAVVKEREEMAKELGKLKNELEEQKKDNIQLRETNKKLEEDKAVTLDLMEDIKTRLTAEFKEKKETAVDSAMYRMWAYNEELDTSFLGPLEASFLERWNAPLEKEEADQLEKDKATPSTVSEGAQEDSHAIRPEGSGATDAEKAKETPLL, from the exons atgtggaatgggatagctgtgcagtatgggaccaatgactatagggacctttcgaggttatcaccaacttatagggaaggccctccccccgcctcttctgaagacgggggaatttcatggtccccaagctcgatctcgggggaaagttcca gcaacatggactccgacctcgacgccctcatcgacaatgcgggtgccaagaggagcaagcgccccagggcaaggggactgacaaccagtcagcctgggaaaagctccaagagatccaggaaaacgcctcctcctcccccgccggcttcgagctctgctgctgcgtcgactggccagactaacgtCCCCACGAGGATACCACCCTCGCAGGTCGTCGTCCctgtggtggcgccggcctcgcagactgATATCGCTGCCGTGgttgaatcccaacctcctgtggcgggtcaaatgccttctacccagctcgccaaaagaccttctgcttcccgagcccAGAAGCTAACtatttccacccatatggattcgtatgtggtggataatgctgccggtcctcacgggtctacgctgatctcggatgtaatgtcccggattggccagagctacggcaattttgaggctcctcagtggcagtgtctaactggcactcgggaccgcactgtcctgtacgagaagagtatcgagcacactgccgcg gctcttgctttcactgcccagcttaattacgagctgaacaacgaggtccatacgagcaggaccctcgcccaagaggagagggacctccaccttaaagCGAATGACGACCTGAAGGCAgtgaatactaagctcgaggcagtggttaaggagcgtgaggaaatggccaaggagctcggaaagctgaaaaacgaactcgaggagcaGAAGAAAgacaacatccagcttcgggagaccaacaagaagctcgaggaagacaaggccgtcaccctcgacctcatggaggatatcaaaacccgccttactgctgagttcaaagaaaagaaggaaacggcggtcgattcagccatgtaccggatgtgggcctataacgaagaactggacaccagttttttgggtcccctcgaggcgtccttcctcgaacgatggaatgccccgctcgagaaggaagaggctgaccagctcgagaaggataaagCTACTCCGAGTactgtttcggagggagctcaggaggatagtcatgctattcgtcctgaggggtccggtgccactgatgctgagaaggccaaggagactcctcttctttga